Sequence from the Sphingosinicella ginsenosidimutans genome:
CAGCATGAAGCCCGACGGCAACATCTGGCTGCGCGCGCGGCCGCATCCGACCGATCCGGAAAAGTGTTTCTTCGACATGTGGTATCTCAACCTCTTCCCGGAGGGGCAGACGACTTATTACTCCCCGACGATGCGGGATTGGGTCAGCATGGAGACTCCGGCGCCGCACCAGACCGGCAAGGCGGGCGAATATACGATGGGCCCCACCATCGATCAGGACCTCGCCTTGTGGAGCGCGCAGCAGAAGGCGCTGCATTCGCGCGGCTACAAGCGCGAAGTGCTGGCCGGGCAGGAATCGAGGGTGCGCTACTTCCACGACAATCTGGATCGATGGATGGCGCGCGGGTGACGCTCGTGCGCGCGGACCTAGATGTCGAGATCGGTGCCGTCAGGCCAGTCCAGCGCGCCATCGCGGACCTGGACGAGCGCATGGGAGAGGAAGGCGAGCAGGGACTTTTCCATCGCCGGGTCTTCCCAGATGTCGCGGTTCAGCACCATGCCGCTCATCACCGACTGGACGAGCCGGCGCGAGCGCGACAACAGCTCCGGGTCGCTCGCCCATTCCGGGAAGACGCGCGCCAGTTCGTCGCGCCAGACCCGGTCGTGACGGCGCGCCTTGGGAATGAAGGTCGCCTTCAGTTCGGCGTCGGTGCGCGCCGCGACGGTCAGCTCCAGATAGGCGCTATATTCGCGCGAAAGATAGAGTCTCCAGTCGATCAGGATGCCGACATTGCGCCGCGTGCGCTCGACTTCCGACAGTTCGCGCACCGCGCGGACGAACTCCTCCATATGCCGATAGAAGGCGTAATCGGTGACCGATTCGATCAGTTCCTGCTTGGTGGCATAGTGATGCAGCATCGCGCCCCGCGACACCTTCGCGACCTTGGCGATCAGTTGCGTCGTCGTGCGCGCATAGCCGTGGCTCGCGAGGCAGTCGACCGCGGCGTCCAGAATGGTGATCCGCGTTTCCGCGCTCTTGCGCTGCTGCAGCCCCGCTTCCGGCGGCGCCATGCCGGCCGGCTCCAGCTCGGCCAGTTTCGATCCAGTGTGCGGCGTCATTGTGACAGTCGTATCGTCACCGCGGCTAATAGCAAGCTGTCTTGCTTGAAACCGTACGGTGCGGCCGGCGGGGAGGTGGGCCATCTTGCGCATTGATTGCGTCCTGGTCGCCGGCGGCAAATGGCATGACATCGATTTCGCGCGTCTCGAGCTGCTGAAACTGCTCGCCGAGGACGATCGCGTCCGCGTCCGCGTCTTCGAGGATTACGAGTCGATCGACGCGATCGAGGCGGCGGGGATGCTGGTCAGCTACACGTGCGACGTGACCCCCTCGCTCGATGTCCAGGAGCGGCTGCGCGCCTGGGTCGGACGCGGTCGGCGCTGGCTTGCGCTGCACGGCTGCAACTCGGTGCTGCGCTTCCTGGACAACGGCAAGGTCGATGCGCCGGACTGGGCGCCGCACTTCATGGAGACGCTCGGCACCGCCTTCGTCGCCCATCCGCCGGTCGGGCCGTTCCGGGTCGAGGTGACGGCGCCGGACCATCCTCTCGTCGCGGGCATCGCTCCGTTCGATCTGGAGGATGACGAGCTCTACCTCTCTCGGCAGACCGCCGAGATTGAAACGCTGCTGCACGTCGATTTCGCCGGCGACGCGCCGGCCTTCGTCGAGGATCGGTGGGAGCAGGGACGTCATCCGCTCATGTATCTGC
This genomic interval carries:
- a CDS encoding TetR/AcrR family transcriptional regulator, with amino-acid sequence MTPHTGSKLAELEPAGMAPPEAGLQQRKSAETRITILDAAVDCLASHGYARTTTQLIAKVAKVSRGAMLHHYATKQELIESVTDYAFYRHMEEFVRAVRELSEVERTRRNVGILIDWRLYLSREYSAYLELTVAARTDAELKATFIPKARRHDRVWRDELARVFPEWASDPELLSRSRRLVQSVMSGMVLNRDIWEDPAMEKSLLAFLSHALVQVRDGALDWPDGTDLDI
- a CDS encoding ThuA domain-containing protein; the encoded protein is MRIDCVLVAGGKWHDIDFARLELLKLLAEDDRVRVRVFEDYESIDAIEAAGMLVSYTCDVTPSLDVQERLRAWVGRGRRWLALHGCNSVLRFLDNGKVDAPDWAPHFMETLGTAFVAHPPVGPFRVEVTAPDHPLVAGIAPFDLEDDELYLSRQTAEIETLLHVDFAGDAPAFVEDRWEQGRHPLMYLRRIGEGAVLYNALGHCRGHLDMQPKLDRFPTVQRGAWRTQEYYELLRRGLAWVKDPLLS